A window of the Lactuca sativa cultivar Salinas chromosome 5, Lsat_Salinas_v11, whole genome shotgun sequence genome harbors these coding sequences:
- the LOC111881992 gene encoding protein NUCLEAR FUSION DEFECTIVE 5, mitochondrial, with the protein MNLKHFLSRLTINKVSRFSGRRTPSLNYREVCTSRCITPLIYLPQYHKDDSRIGNPKTSMAHSLFYRFVHSGQQTVPSSTNAVETVSVDSEDDDDVVMNEFLSRFVWIMRGKLTEVYTDADKKEIDAMLHIIVEKVVSEMEAGRLESFLGSETASVSQDFSEDLWKTVWEVSNIVVEDMKKAKKKEKMKSFLQSEEVKDMARFAGEIGIRGDLLRELRFKWAREKLEDSEFYDSLELLRQEAKQQEPESESETETTEFHEDNIEKEDDAEEISLPKRSGKIKYKIYGLDLSKPKWAEVADHIHEIGGSVWPQEPKPISGKSKIVTEKLLSLQVDDDPSPLITEWIELQQPNRIDWIALLNRLKQQNDQLYFKVTEHLLDEESFQTTIRDYSQLIEAYAKNNQLNNAERIIKKMTEKGISPDILTKTTMVHMYSKAGNLNLAKEAFDSLRSLGFQPDLKVYNSMIMAYINTGDRKSSEALMRDLESQNFKPSEAAFLALLKSYAQNGDPIGAHRIFTRMEFAGFPRSLESCTYLVEAYSRKGNPDQARTHFDDIIKLGYKPDDKCIARMISAYAKKNLLDKGLQLLLQLEKEGTEHGVETYSVLIDWLGKLQLMEEVEGILGKLSEKGVDPSLSVHLSLCDMYARGREEKKALQALGVVEANKEKLKADEFEKVISGLIAGGFKQDAERIHNMMKEQGFKVSEQLSVSLQAAQTFNRKRPSLMR; encoded by the exons ATGAATCTGAAGCATTTCTTATCGAGACTGACAATTAACAAGGTGTCAAGATTTAGCGGCAGAAGAACTCCATCATTGAATTACAGAGAGGTTTGCACCAGTCGTTGTATTACTCCTCTGATTTACCTTCCACAATATCATAAAGACGATTCccggattggaaaccctaaaacgtCGATGGCGCATTCATTATTCTATAGATTTGTTCATTCTGGCCAACAAACTGTTCCGAGCAGTACCAACGCTGTGGAGACTGTTTCTGTAGACTCAGAGGACGATGATGATGTGGTAATGAATGAATTCTTATCTAGATTCGTTTGGATCATGAGAGGAAAGCTTACAGAGGTTTATACTGATGCTGATAAGAAAGAAATCGATGCAATGCTTCATATCATTGTTGAGAAGGTTGTATCAGAAATGGAGGCAGGTCGTCTAGAGTCTTTTCTTGGCTCTGAAACAGCCTCTGTGTCCCAAGATTTTAGTGAGGATTTATGGAAAACAGTGTGGGAGGTTAGCAACATTGTTGTAGAAGATATGAAGAAggctaaaaagaaggaaaaaatgaagagttttctTCAGTCTGAAGAAGTTAAAGATATGGCAAGATTTGCTGGTGAAATAGGGATACGAGGAGACTTGCTGAGAGAGCTTAGATTCAAATGGGCTCGTGAGAAATTGGAAGATAGTGAGTTTTATGATTCATTGGAGCTTTTAAGACAAGAAGCTAAGCAACAAGAACCAGAATCAGAATCAGAAACAGAAACAACCGAATTTCATGAAGATAATATTGAGAAAGAAGATGATGCTGAGGAGATTTCTTTACCCAAAAGGAGTGGAAAGATTAAATACAAGATCTATGGCCTTGATCTTTCCAAACCCAAATGGGCAGAAGTGGCTGATCATATCCATGAAATTGGAGGATCTGTATGGCCTCAAGAACCAAAACCAATATCTGGAAAATCAAAGATTGTTACAGAGAAACTACTTTCATTACAAGTAGATGATGATCCTTCACCACTGATTACAGAATGGATAGAGCTACAACAGCCTAACAGGATTGACTGGATTGCATTGCTTAACAGATTAAAACAACAAAATGATCAACTATACTTCAAG GTTACAGAACATTTACTCGATGAAGAATCTTTCCAAACCACCATAAGAGATTATTCACAACTAATCGAAGCCTATGCCAAGAACAACCAATTAAACAATGCAGAAAGAATCATCAAGAAAATGACCGAAAAGGGCATATCACCAGACattttaacaaaaaccacaatggTCCACATGTACAGCAAAGCAGGCAATCTGAATCTTGCAAAAGAAGCTTTCGATAGCTTAAGAAGCTTAGGCTTCCAACCAGACCTCAAAGTCTACAACTCCATGATCATGGCTTACATCAACACAGGTGATCGAAAATCCAGTGAAGCTTTAATGAGAGATTTAGAGTCACAAAACTTCAAACCCTCTGAAGCCGCATTTCTTGCATTACTCAAATCCTATGCTCAAAATGGAGATCCGATCGGAGCACATAGAATCTTCACACGTATGGAATTTGCAGGATTCCCACGAAGCCTTGAATCATGCACTTATCTTGTTGAAGCCTACAGCCGAAAAGGCAACCCTGATCAAGCAAGAACACATTTTGATGACATCATCAAACTCGGTTACAAACCAGATGACAAATGCATTGCTAGAATGATTTCAGCTTACGCTAAAAAGAATCTTCTAGACAAAGGTCTGCAACTTTTGCTACAGCTTGAAAAAGAAGGAACTGAACATGGTGTCGAGACTTATTCTGTCCTCATCGATTGGTTAGGGAAGTTGCAATTGATGGAAGAAgtggagggtattttgggaaagttATCTGAGAAAGGTGTGGATCCTTCATTATCAGTTCATTTAAGTCTGTGTGATATGTATGCAAGAGGTAGAGAAGAGAAGAAGGCTCTTCAAGCACTTGGTGTCGTTGAAGCTAATAAGGAGAAGTTGAAAGCTGATGAATTTGAGAAAGTTATAAGTGGTCTTATTGCTGGTGGATTTAAGCAGGATGCTGAAAGGATACATAACATGATGAAGGAACAAGGGTTTAAAGTGTCTGAACAGTTGAGTGTGAGTTTACAAGCTGCTCAGACGTTTAATCGAAAGAGACCTTCTTTGAT